A single region of the bacterium genome encodes:
- a CDS encoding YigZ family protein, whose protein sequence is MTPDEYYTIAESCTSEIKVKGSKFIGYAAPVQDKDGAEQFLQSIRKNYFDATHHCFAYQVGLIPHVLVRLSDDGEPSGTAGKPILQAITAKNWTDIIVIVVRYFGGTKLGTGGLVRAYGDSAAEVLSRCRAEQRLIYENLRIQFPYDEINTIMRCVHHAGGKAGDTVYAEQATMDVAIRKNEVLHFCDAIIHQTRGRATVISV, encoded by the coding sequence ATGACACCGGATGAATACTACACGATCGCCGAATCATGTACTTCCGAAATCAAAGTTAAAGGTTCGAAATTTATCGGGTATGCCGCGCCGGTTCAAGATAAAGACGGCGCCGAACAGTTTTTGCAATCTATTCGTAAAAATTATTTTGATGCCACGCATCACTGCTTCGCTTACCAAGTGGGTTTAATACCTCATGTTTTGGTTCGCCTCAGCGATGACGGCGAACCTTCCGGTACGGCGGGTAAACCGATTCTGCAGGCCATAACGGCTAAAAACTGGACGGATATTATCGTCATCGTCGTTCGATATTTCGGAGGCACCAAGCTTGGCACGGGCGGACTTGTACGTGCGTACGGTGATTCGGCCGCGGAAGTTCTTTCGCGATGCCGTGCAGAACAGCGGCTGATCTATGAAAACCTTCGGATACAGTTTCCATACGATGAAATCAATACGATCATGCGCTGTGTACATCATGCCGGCGGGAAAGCAGGGGACACTGTATATGCAGAGCAAGCCACGATGGATGTTGCGATTCGCAAAAATGAAGTTTTGCACTTCTGCGATGCGATAATTCATCAGACCCGTGGCCGTGCTACGGTGATCTCAGTGTGA
- a CDS encoding dihydroorotase, producing MARDVKAEKLPQTLLLKNVRLLDLIHKSDQVVDILVADGRYVRIGKCDDPADRVIDLSGKIVTHGLMDMHVHLREPGREDKETVWTGANAAMVGGFTAIACMPNTTPPIDTADTVQYVKHKAQGHLVDVHPVGCVTKGREGKELAEIGSLVEAGAVGITDDGDPVYNAEIMRRALEYVKMFNIPVIEHAEDKQLSNRGSMNEGFTSTRLGLRGIPSISEEVIVARDILLSEYTDAPVHIAHISTGGTVRLVRQAKQRGLKVTCEVCPHHFTLTDEAVENYNTFAKMNPPLRTSADIEEIKLGLQDGTIDIIATDHAPHTIEDKECTMDEASFGITGLETCVGITLNDLVHKSVISLESALYKLAIAPRKLLHLPLPEFVIGAQANLTILDTEMRWKYDVHQTCSKSINTPYHDYAMKGKAVGVIHNGKIFYAS from the coding sequence ATGGCGCGCGACGTCAAAGCAGAAAAATTACCGCAAACACTGCTACTCAAAAATGTTCGACTTTTGGATCTGATACATAAATCGGATCAGGTCGTGGATATACTTGTCGCCGATGGCCGCTATGTGCGCATCGGTAAATGCGATGATCCTGCGGATAGAGTGATTGATCTCTCCGGCAAAATCGTTACGCACGGTCTTATGGATATGCATGTACATTTGCGTGAACCCGGTCGCGAAGATAAAGAAACCGTTTGGACCGGAGCTAACGCAGCGATGGTGGGCGGCTTTACGGCTATTGCTTGTATGCCCAATACAACGCCGCCGATAGATACCGCCGATACCGTACAGTACGTAAAACATAAAGCGCAAGGCCATCTGGTGGATGTGCATCCCGTGGGGTGTGTCACCAAGGGACGTGAAGGTAAAGAATTAGCAGAAATCGGAAGTTTGGTCGAAGCCGGCGCGGTCGGAATTACAGATGACGGCGACCCGGTGTACAATGCGGAAATCATGCGTCGTGCGCTGGAGTATGTGAAGATGTTTAATATCCCTGTGATCGAGCATGCAGAGGATAAACAACTTTCTAATCGCGGTTCGATGAATGAAGGATTTACCAGTACGCGATTAGGGTTGAGAGGGATTCCGAGCATTTCTGAAGAGGTCATTGTGGCGCGGGATATCTTACTCTCGGAATATACGGATGCTCCGGTTCACATCGCACACATTTCAACGGGCGGAACCGTGCGTCTGGTACGCCAAGCGAAACAACGCGGCCTCAAAGTGACTTGTGAAGTGTGCCCGCATCACTTTACATTGACAGACGAAGCGGTGGAAAACTACAATACCTTCGCTAAGATGAATCCGCCGCTACGCACATCTGCAGATATCGAAGAAATCAAGTTGGGTTTGCAAGACGGTACGATTGATATTATCGCCACCGATCATGCGCCGCATACGATCGAAGATAAAGAATGTACGATGGACGAAGCATCGTTTGGCATCACCGGTCTGGAAACATGCGTCGGTATTACGCTCAATGATCTCGTACATAAAAGCGTGATTTCGCTGGAGTCGGCCTTGTACAAATTGGCTATCGCACCCCGTAAACTTCTGCATCTTCCGCTGCCGGAGTTTGTCATCGGTGCGCAAGCCAATCTGACCATTCTCGATACGGAAATGCGCTGGAAATACGACGTGCATCAGACGTGTTCGAAATCAATCAACACACCGTATCACGATTATGCGATGAAAGGCAAAGCCGTCGGCGTTATACATAACGGAAAAATTTTCTACGCATCGTGA
- a CDS encoding BamA/TamA family outer membrane protein: MKFMRWFIFLFTTTLCAQTATERIVSVSIHGNRIVNDKTILSLLYHKPGSVFDQEQSRNDAMRILEYYRDQGYLASSIDSIQQKPTEGAGGIQLIFFLSEEKQAKLGSVRISGESDISASQITEVMRWKTGDMFSPDQWTASVNRMLDWFENNGAPFVHIALDSVWMRRDAESDFIIDVLLHIKRRIVKPVGEFIVRGNESTKPLTLTREMRMRLPRGYDHRAIQDGLTRIRRFPFIRNAELTSVTMRPDSLLTVWLDVEEDRANTMDGIIGYVPRDAARDEKGYFTGLIHVSFYNLFGTARQLSMRWQKKNRLSQDLMLQYTEPWLVGWPVNGRIAVQQQIEDSLYSRSAWEMELQTEITHDWSVLAGVRLQTVEPADPKTAFIFNTPQSDGYAWNGGLTGDMRDEQINPRNGLYYHTVFSYGRTREKNWTLSSDGTDTITYGGEQKIIRSFSQSIRTQTWRMDLEIYREPVRRWVIANGLHFSVFRPGRDVAPLSEQFLFGGLKTLRGYTEGFFSGTRVGWNNLELRYVTGRASRLFVFYDQGYYYRRVYADLERTKINKQDGFPWGYGFGMRFGTRLGQFALDYGLGQNDRPSEGKIHFGFIGTF; encoded by the coding sequence GTGAAATTTATGCGCTGGTTTATATTTTTATTTACTACTACGCTTTGTGCACAAACCGCAACAGAGCGTATTGTTTCTGTTTCCATTCACGGTAATCGTATCGTGAATGACAAAACAATCTTATCTCTGCTCTATCACAAACCCGGTTCCGTTTTTGATCAGGAACAATCTCGCAATGATGCGATGCGTATTTTAGAATACTATCGCGATCAGGGTTATTTGGCGTCGTCCATTGATTCCATTCAACAAAAACCAACCGAAGGCGCAGGCGGCATACAATTGATTTTTTTTCTATCCGAAGAAAAACAAGCTAAGCTTGGTTCTGTGCGCATAAGCGGCGAATCGGATATTTCAGCTTCGCAGATTACGGAAGTTATGCGATGGAAAACAGGTGATATGTTCTCACCGGATCAGTGGACGGCATCGGTAAATCGCATGCTGGACTGGTTTGAAAACAACGGTGCGCCGTTTGTACATATAGCGCTTGATTCGGTCTGGATGCGGCGTGATGCGGAGTCTGATTTTATAATTGATGTCCTGTTGCATATCAAAAGACGTATCGTCAAACCGGTCGGTGAATTTATCGTTCGGGGAAACGAAAGCACCAAACCGCTGACTTTGACGCGTGAAATGCGCATGAGATTACCCCGCGGTTATGATCACCGCGCCATTCAAGACGGTCTTACGCGTATCCGACGATTTCCTTTTATTCGCAATGCGGAGCTTACGTCGGTTACAATGAGACCGGATTCCCTGTTGACGGTATGGCTGGATGTCGAGGAAGATCGTGCCAATACAATGGACGGGATTATCGGTTATGTCCCGCGTGATGCGGCGCGTGATGAAAAAGGATACTTCACCGGGTTGATTCATGTATCGTTTTATAATCTTTTTGGAACGGCGCGGCAGTTGAGTATGCGCTGGCAAAAGAAAAATCGCCTTTCACAGGATTTGATGCTGCAGTACACCGAACCGTGGTTGGTCGGATGGCCTGTCAACGGACGCATAGCCGTGCAACAGCAAATCGAAGATTCGTTGTATTCGCGCAGCGCCTGGGAGATGGAATTGCAAACTGAAATTACCCACGATTGGTCAGTTTTAGCGGGGGTGCGTTTACAGACGGTGGAACCCGCCGATCCGAAAACAGCATTTATATTTAATACACCGCAGAGCGATGGTTACGCATGGAATGGCGGCTTGACCGGGGATATGCGTGACGAACAAATCAATCCCCGCAATGGTTTATATTATCATACGGTTTTTTCGTATGGACGTACACGGGAAAAAAATTGGACTCTGTCATCCGACGGTACGGATACGATCACCTATGGCGGCGAGCAAAAAATCATACGTTCGTTTTCCCAATCCATCCGCACACAAACATGGCGAATGGATTTGGAAATTTACCGTGAACCGGTCCGTCGCTGGGTTATTGCAAACGGGTTACATTTTTCAGTGTTCAGGCCCGGTCGTGATGTGGCGCCGCTGAGTGAACAGTTTTTATTTGGCGGGCTAAAAACCCTGCGCGGTTATACCGAAGGCTTTTTTAGCGGAACGCGCGTAGGTTGGAACAATTTGGAGTTGCGTTATGTTACAGGGCGCGCTTCACGATTGTTTGTATTTTACGATCAAGGTTATTATTACCGCAGAGTATATGCTGATTTAGAACGTACGAAAATTAATAAACAAGACGGTTTCCCATGGGGTTATGGTTTTGGTATGCGATTTGGAACGCGGCTTGGGCAGTTTGCTCTGGACTATGGTCTCGGTCAAAACGATCGTCCGTCGGAGGGGAAAATCCACTTTGGTTTTATAGGTACGTTTTGA